Sequence from the Drosophila innubila isolate TH190305 chromosome 3L unlocalized genomic scaffold, UK_Dinn_1.0 0_D_3L, whole genome shotgun sequence genome:
AGTTCACTGGCCTGCTTGGCTGACAAGGAGATCTGGGGCAGGATGCTGTTGCCCTCGGGCACAAAGCCATGGTTATCGGCCTTGTAATTAACCACGTTCTCCTTGCCATCCAGATCAATGTACGTATAGGAGCCAGTTATTGCCAGATATGCATCGTCAGTGCCAGGATTGTGGACCACAGCGGTCTCCTCGCGATGTGTGCCATCCTCGTTCTGGTAGAAGAAATGATAGGATCCATCTTGACTCTTCTCATTGCCCGATTCCAGAATGGCCACTGGCGGTGCCGTGGGATATTTGTCAGCGGGTGCCGCCAAAGCGCCAGCCAGGCACAGGACAAAAAGGCTAAGGAACTGCAAGGACAAGTCGAGAGTCGACAGTTGAGAGTTGATCAGGATCTCAAAGGGTTATCCACTTGGTGTGCCTACTTACAAGCTTgaacatgttgctgctgattcGTCTGCTCCGTTCACATTGACTGGATGCTGTTGAGTAGACGTCTTATATAGGCCATCTTCCTTACCGGTTTTgcagttgcttttttttttttgggacagTTGCTGACATACATAAAGTCGCAAAGTCTGGAACTGAAACTCGTTCtaagaattaatttaagatcAATTAACCGCATGCATACGCCCCTGTAATTTCGGACACGGCAACAGTCGAGTTGCGAATTCATTTTTGTACTCATTCTGAGTGTATTTATGGGTATTCATCGCATTCCTTGCACTTGTTTACTTTGCTCTTAACGCCATCCAACTTGGCGATTCGGTTTGTATTCATTAATTCAACATGATCATACTTATAATGctcataatgatgatgatgctttAATTATGATGCGGTTTGCCGATATTTCAGCACGCATTGTTACAGCTTCTCCTACCCCTCCATCATCTCCTCCTTCTGCTCTATCACATTCACTTCCtcttcagttttttttcttaatttttcgGAATTATATTGGTTGCATTCTGTTGGCAGTAtaactgatttgatttttctcGAACAAAGATTtctcaattgcaattgtttataGAAAAACTATAAACAAATCTCTGCCCTGCACTTCTCCCCCCTCCCTCGCACAGCCCTCCAAACATCTCTTCATTACCCTCGCtacagttttgttttatttttggctcaGTTCGTGCGGGAACACTAAATTTTCCAGTCCCTACACGGAACACAATGCGTTTCACATAACCTGAGATCGGAGCAATCGTCTGATGAGGCATCAAGTTGTGTGGTGGCAATGGAGGGGGCTTCGGGGGCAAGATACAAATCGAAATACTTAAAGGTGCCACATGCGCTTCGGTTGCGTTTCGTTCGATTTTCGATTCGGTTTCTTGGCTTTTGTTtatgcaacaataaattatacatttaatttggtttcattagaaatgctacaaaaatatcaatgcCCCGATTTCGGGGGTggtatatttctatatatacacattatgttatatatatcGACAgcaaattcaatatatatttttatataaaactggAAATATTACTTAgctatatgcatatatattcaCACAccaaatatgatatatggctATGCAAATATGTATCGACTAATAACggactttaaatatatttatattaacatacatATCGTATGGAAGTCAAGTCTGAATAACGGAATTTttcgataatttttttttgtaactcatttacattttttggtgcttttttgtgcttttattCTGATTTGAATTGTGCAATAATTAACATACCAATTGTTGTTCTCCTGTGTAgcaagtatgtatgtataataatgtatttttaaacagtttaattttgaataggTGCTTAATAAAGCTGGTTAATAagaataagtttaatataccaggaattaaatcatttcatatgtattataaatttacttaaaatctaaatatttaattatatttaaatttataaagtacataaattatttttatattattttcacatATGTTTATCACATGGTAGACTACATGAATTCCGCAACCAAAGTTTCTTTGTTCACTTTTCTAAATACATACGTGTTAAGTATACCTGTGATATTTGCCGATCATTATAGTGAGAATAAGAATTAATGACCCAAATATTAgcttcattatttattttattttgtttatataaactCTAAGAAACTAGCTGGTGATCTCTTTGTATAGTCAATAAATTgtccaaaaatttataatgatatagaagaagaagagaaaggTGTCTGTTTGTACAGATCAAAAGCTTTGATGAAATACAGATCTAACTTCTATGATTGATTGCGCCTGATACACTGTTCAAGTATCTTcaagtatgtatgttttttttagaattttattatgcttttaagttatacatttgtttCGGCATAATTAAGATGAGTCATTTGTGAATCAGATGAATCATTTGACTAAGCGTTAAATTGACTGAATGCCTCGTTTAAGCTGTCGTCTCTGTTTATCcgaattaaaaaatctttataaagGCGATGAAATGTGCTATAATTATGTAGATACTTACCAGCATATGCAGTAGATACtctatcaatttaattatatcttTAGTATTACAGATTTGTTGATTTAATTCATAGTAAATACGCCTCTTTCCCTTTCCTGTCGTTGTTGAATAAAAAGACAGTAAGCGGAAAAAGACAAATCGACTAGAACTTTAACAAGATAAATTTCCACATTTATACATaagtagatatatatatatagttggaTTCAATATCTTGCTTAACACATTGCTGGGGTAGAACTCTTTAATTTCGTAATTTGTATGTGAAttagaatttgaattgaattaattgaatttggcaTGATTGATTTATGAACTCTCGTGGGGGAATCTGGAAAACTGTGCCAAGAGGCTGATGTCTTTGCAAAAAGCAACGACTGCTCTACGCATGCCatacaaaaatagttttatttttataacttgtGTGCTGGTTTTGATTTtagtttcatttgatttttttatggaCTTCCCCCACATAAGACACAGCTGTCTTTCCATGCCATGTCGTGCCAGCTTCGCATATTtatgtagtatatatatatatagagctATATAGCCAAGGAAGTTGTAAACTACGCGCACTGCCTATTAAATTGTGATTTGTTTCATTATGCCGAAGCGAAGGCAGCTTCCATTCCTCCAAAGGCCGCGAAAAGCTGTGAAAATGCGAATGTTTCGCGGGGGTAAACAAAAATGACGACATGCAAGTTGAAAATGAGCAAAACGTAAATGCGAAATTGACGAGAGCAGaagaaaaaacatatatacatacatatacataagaatatatacatatacgtatatatatgcgataaataaataaagatgaaaaattatgaaaaacagGCGGCAGCACTGagatttctgtgtgtgtgtgtgtggggatctctcttttctttttgtttttggatatTTCAACGTTTTTAacggaaaatatttttagccaAAGGCTGAGTAAAAATATTGGAAAGCCGAAAATtatgtacacatatgtacGCCTTGTATGTACACATACAAAGACATATGGAACTTGGCAACAGTCGGAAAAAACGCCCACTTCCGTAGTTGAAAGTCGGAATACTCCAATCCAAAAATTGTATCCTGTTTAAGCACTTGCAGcagtaattttcaatttttaataactttatcGCTCAACTCTTCGACGATTTGAATagattgaatatatttttttttggaatattcCTTTTCCTCAGtagggttttttttgttggggaAAACTTAAAGCGCACCGATCCGTACACGCTGACGCGTCGCGACACACTGCACCTACGctccaaaattttgaaaactctAAGACAGcccaaattgttgaaaaattcTATTCGAAAACGcggaagaagaagcagagtaCGAAAAACTAATGAAATGCCGACACGAAACGATACGAACTGTAAAGTGACGGTGCGAGCGAGAAGAAAGGAGAGCGGGAACGCGTCCGGAACTCAAGTGCACGAACGATCTACGAGCACGGCAATTCATATGCGATGCTCAGCAGCTGGCCTCCCATGGTCTGCCTCCCTCATGCCCCGTGAAGCCCCCAGCATTCCCTCCTAGACATCATCATCtcccacccacacacacgtTTCCGCTGTTGCTGCGTTAGAAATTGTTTCTAAAAACGGACAAAATAGCTTATTAGGGAGGAGTCACACTCTCAGCCAGACCCGATGCCATACCACCGTGCTCTGTGCTCTGTGCTCTGATGTGCCAGATCCGATGGCTGCAGTTCACGTCAAAGTTCAAGCGGTTTTCCTTAGGTAGCTGAAGGAAATTCTGGCGGCTTTTGTTTGGACTAAACTGGCACTGGCCACACCCAAGAGCAGACCATGTATCTGTCAGTTCtcagcaaaaataaacaacaacagcaccagcatcaacaacaaaaacaacaacaacaacaacaacaaactaaagAACACACagtggaaaaaataaatggaagTAGAAAAAAGAATTTGGAATGTGTTCGCCTggaatatgaatttttattctcTAAACATTCCGAATGTTTATGTTTTCGGGGCAGAgaatgatgatgctgctgcctCTTTTTCTTGCTTTACCTCtacctctgtctctgcctcctTGTTCTTCAAGTGCTGGGGATGTTGGAAACTCAGAAGAACTCGGAAAACTGCTTAGCTCTTGCTTGCCAGCTTCCATATAACTTTCTCTCACATTGTAAACATTTCACTTGACGCGTTGCTAAATTTAACATTCTCGCTTCACAAAACATCCAAATAAATtacagaaataaacaaaatcaaacaaactaaaaaaaaaatcaaaacaaaattgaaaaattatacaaagtTTACCTGCGCTTTGAGATGCGGTTGCTTTTATCGCTGGAAATTCTAAGGAAACTGAAAagacacatttatttaaaaactaaaactatgtTAATAATAGCACTATAATTGGTATTTTAaggatttaaataaaaaaaagctactATAAACGTTAAGGaagttaaagaaatattttagaatattttcatATCAAAAAGAGCACCTCTATTTCGTCAACTGTCAGAATAtgaaatactcgtatatttaaatatactccacacataaaattttgtgaatttaccaaattaagcataattttgttaagatttttattgcaacaatttgatttggttgagatcatttaattaaatcaacatGAACGAAATTGATTCGGAGGCAAAGAGCAGTATGGGCACCGTTGATGGTGAGTCCTCGATACGGAACATGGAGCATGTGGTCGAGAGTATCTGTAAGCGTCTCAAGGTAATCGCTGTCGATGTGGATCGAGTGCAGAGAGCCAAGGAGCTGCTTTCGTCCTTGCAGCGTCGCAAGGCATTCATCAATCTGCTTGGcctggatgatgatgatagtTTTCATGCGAATTCGGAGGACTTCCAGAGATTGACATCGCTGCACAGTTTGAGAATAATGTCACGGGTCTCGATAATGTCGGCGGAAAGTGAGGAGATGAAAATGGGCGAGGAACTAAGCGAGGATATTTGCCAGTTGCCCTTCGAGGAGGAGCGCTGGGGTAATTACTTTACGGGATTCCAGATACTGGACACACCCGTGGGGGTAAACGACAATGAGAATCGGAAATGCATTGAGCTAACCGCCGGCAAATGCAATCAggatttgcatttatatttgtgtGAGTATACATTTTGGATTAATCCTTAGTAAGTGTCTCATATCTGTCGGTAGTATCTGGCATACGTTGTTTCATGCTGAAT
This genomic interval carries:
- the LOC117788578 gene encoding endocuticle structural glycoprotein SgAbd-9 produces the protein MFKLFLSLFVLCLAGALAAPADKYPTAPPVAILESGNEKSQDGSYHFFYQNEDGTHREETAVVHNPGTDDAYLAITGSYTYIDLDGKENVVNYKADNHGFVPEGNSILPQISLSAKQASELQPVPDTDYKQPPRF